In one Bacillus thuringiensis genomic region, the following are encoded:
- the dltC gene encoding D-alanine--poly(phosphoribitol) ligase subunit DltC: MAEFKEQVLDILEEVCENDIVKENLDVQLFEEGILDSFAVVSLLVEFQERLDIEVSISDFDRDEWATPNMVIKKLEEIR; encoded by the coding sequence ATGGCAGAATTCAAAGAGCAAGTCTTAGATATTTTAGAAGAAGTATGTGAAAACGATATTGTGAAAGAAAACTTAGATGTTCAATTATTTGAAGAAGGTATCCTTGATTCTTTCGCTGTAGTATCTTTATTAGTTGAATTCCAAGAGCGTTTAGATATTGAAGTTTCTATTTCTGATTTTGACCGTGACGAGTGGGCTACACCAAACATGGTTATTAAAAAGTTGGAAGAAATCCGATGA
- a CDS encoding NAD(P)H-dependent flavin oxidoreductase has protein sequence MFTSRVTDILKIEYPVVQAGMAGAITTPELVAAVSNSGGLGTLGAGYMSPEQIREAIYRIRELTDKPFGVNLLVTKEIQIEEEKVNEAKVLLSGVNRELGIEVEGTLKLPKSYKEQLQVLLDEKVPVVSFAFQTLEKEEINDLKRSGIKVIGTATHVKEAKVLAELGVDIIIGQGSEAGGHRGTFIGKERDAMIGTFALIPQLVGAVPHTPIVAAGGVMNGQGLVAALALGAEGVQMGSAFLTSEESITHDVYKEAVLHSTDTSTTVTRAFSGKYARGIRNEFIERHEGKEEGLPMYPVQNVLTSKIRKEAAKQNKEGYMSLWAGQAASLARIESAQHVVERVMKEAENAIEQLQNIYKKTT, from the coding sequence ATGTTTACAAGTCGAGTAACAGACATATTAAAAATTGAGTATCCCGTTGTTCAAGCCGGTATGGCAGGCGCGATTACGACGCCAGAACTTGTTGCAGCAGTAAGTAATAGCGGAGGATTAGGGACGCTTGGAGCGGGCTATATGAGCCCAGAACAAATTCGTGAAGCGATTTATAGAATAAGAGAACTAACAGATAAGCCTTTCGGTGTTAATTTACTTGTAACGAAAGAGATACAAATAGAAGAAGAGAAGGTAAATGAGGCGAAAGTATTACTAAGCGGAGTGAATAGAGAATTAGGTATAGAAGTAGAAGGAACGTTAAAGCTTCCAAAAAGCTATAAGGAACAATTACAAGTGCTATTAGATGAAAAAGTACCGGTCGTTAGCTTTGCATTTCAAACGTTAGAAAAAGAAGAAATAAATGATTTAAAAAGAAGTGGAATAAAAGTCATCGGAACAGCTACCCATGTGAAGGAAGCGAAAGTACTTGCTGAGCTAGGAGTAGATATTATTATTGGGCAAGGTAGCGAAGCAGGAGGGCATAGAGGAACGTTTATTGGGAAAGAACGAGATGCTATGATTGGTACGTTTGCGTTAATACCTCAGTTAGTAGGGGCTGTTCCGCATACCCCAATTGTCGCAGCAGGTGGTGTAATGAACGGACAAGGGCTTGTTGCGGCATTGGCACTAGGAGCAGAAGGTGTTCAAATGGGATCAGCCTTTTTAACAAGTGAAGAGAGTATTACGCACGATGTGTATAAAGAAGCGGTTTTACATAGTACAGATACGAGCACAACTGTAACTCGTGCGTTTTCCGGGAAATATGCACGCGGTATTCGGAATGAATTTATAGAGAGACATGAAGGAAAAGAAGAAGGGCTTCCCATGTATCCAGTGCAAAACGTATTAACTTCTAAAATACGCAAAGAGGCAGCGAAGCAAAATAAGGAAGGATATATGTCGCTTTGGGCAGGACAGGCAGCATCATTAGCTCGAATCGAATCAGCTCAGCATGTAGTGGAGCGAGTTATGAAAGAAGCAGAGAATGCAATCGAACAATTACAAAATATATACAAAAAGACCACTTGA
- the dltD gene encoding D-alanyl-lipoteichoic acid biosynthesis protein DltD, which produces MNKAKFGPMLLALALFAVFLLIPTRFLLPLLSDEKVEQAATSLKEEKIQSMILQQKMLADPKYLPMYGSSEFARMDAFHPSNYFKVKPEGFTPFLLGRGGTQDLVHVLNFASTMDQLKDKKMVFVLSPQWFVPQGIDETHFAPNFSKQQGYHFIFNNDLKPEMKKQIAKRLLNFEIVKKETLLKISLEGIAYDDTKYKVKALAAKPFAYIYRNILDRKDLFTAMFNIKPHKEKLDPSLKQMNWEEARKHADQTGAAESGSNEYGIEDGYFNSKIKKKLKQREGYLKNDAYDQSPEYEDLQIVLDLLKQSGAKPLFISVPVKGPWYDYAGFPKERREAYYKKVHEQIEKAGYPIADFSNHEYDKYFLKDHMHLGWKGWVYIDEAIQQFYKAN; this is translated from the coding sequence ATGAACAAAGCAAAATTTGGTCCGATGCTTTTAGCATTGGCCCTTTTTGCTGTATTCTTACTTATTCCAACGCGCTTCCTACTTCCACTTTTAAGTGATGAAAAAGTAGAACAAGCTGCTACTTCTTTAAAAGAAGAAAAAATTCAAAGTATGATTTTACAGCAAAAGATGTTAGCAGATCCAAAATATCTTCCGATGTACGGTTCATCGGAATTCGCACGTATGGATGCTTTCCATCCATCTAATTATTTTAAAGTAAAGCCTGAAGGATTTACGCCATTCCTTCTTGGACGCGGCGGAACACAAGACCTTGTACATGTGTTAAACTTCGCATCTACAATGGATCAATTGAAAGATAAGAAAATGGTATTCGTTCTTTCTCCGCAATGGTTTGTACCACAAGGTATTGACGAAACGCACTTTGCACCTAACTTTTCAAAACAACAAGGTTACCACTTCATTTTCAACAATGATTTAAAACCTGAAATGAAAAAACAAATTGCAAAGCGTTTATTAAACTTTGAGATTGTAAAAAAAGAAACTTTATTAAAAATTTCGCTTGAAGGTATCGCTTATGATGATACGAAGTATAAAGTAAAAGCACTTGCTGCTAAACCTTTCGCTTATATTTACCGTAACATTTTAGATCGTAAAGATTTATTTACAGCTATGTTTAATATTAAACCGCACAAAGAGAAGCTTGACCCTTCATTAAAACAAATGAACTGGGAAGAGGCTCGTAAACATGCAGATCAAACAGGTGCAGCAGAATCTGGATCTAATGAATATGGTATCGAAGATGGTTACTTCAATAGCAAAATTAAGAAAAAATTAAAACAACGTGAAGGTTACTTAAAAAATGATGCTTATGACCAATCGCCAGAATATGAAGATTTACAAATTGTACTTGATTTATTAAAACAATCTGGTGCAAAACCACTCTTCATTTCTGTTCCTGTCAAAGGTCCTTGGTACGACTACGCTGGCTTCCCAAAAGAACGCCGCGAAGCATACTATAAGAAAGTTCATGAGCAAATTGAAAAAGCTGGGTATCCAATTGCCGACTTCTCAAATCATGAATACGATAAATACTTCTTAAAAGATCATATGCACTTAGGTTGGAAAGGCTGGGTTTACATCGACGAAGCCATCCAACAGTTTTATAAAGCAAACTAA
- the dltB gene encoding D-alanyl-lipoteichoic acid biosynthesis protein DltB yields the protein MTAYGSFYFFAIVGILLIPTIIAGLKGKMLRKYNAVLTLVMIAIIFSDKPKQAIMLAAFIIWQYALIKGYLLLRKQNNSTFTFCIAVILSILPLILAKIAPFASFLPELKLVVFLGISYVTFRAVQMVFEVRDGLIKELSFFNFWEFVLFFPAISTGPIDRYRRFQKDIQKPPSAEEYQNLLYTGLNRIFQGFLYKFIIAYLIKQYCMDPAFAQHDTIFSNMIYMYSYSLYLFFDFAGYSSFVIGVSYMMGIKTPENFNKPFLSRNIKDFWNRWHMSLSFWFRDFIYMRFVFFATKKKLIKNRYTISYIGAFLNFFIMGIWHIQGSAVAQYIIYGLYHAALFILFDIFERKNKKHKFWPNNKFTRILAIVITFHVVCFGFLIFSGHLNRYF from the coding sequence ATGACCGCATATGGATCATTTTATTTTTTCGCTATAGTGGGCATTTTATTAATACCTACTATCATAGCTGGATTAAAAGGTAAAATGTTGCGTAAATATAATGCAGTATTAACATTAGTCATGATTGCTATTATCTTCTCAGATAAACCGAAGCAAGCGATTATGTTAGCCGCATTTATTATTTGGCAATATGCCCTAATTAAAGGCTATTTACTTTTAAGAAAACAAAATAATAGTACATTCACATTTTGCATAGCTGTTATTTTATCGATTTTGCCTCTTATTTTGGCAAAAATCGCACCGTTTGCATCGTTTTTACCTGAGTTAAAACTTGTTGTTTTTCTAGGTATATCTTACGTAACATTCAGAGCAGTTCAGATGGTATTTGAAGTTCGTGATGGTTTAATTAAAGAGCTTTCTTTCTTTAACTTCTGGGAATTCGTTTTATTCTTCCCTGCGATTTCAACAGGACCTATCGATCGTTACCGAAGATTCCAAAAAGATATTCAAAAGCCACCTAGCGCTGAAGAATATCAAAATTTACTATATACAGGACTAAATCGTATTTTCCAAGGTTTCTTGTATAAATTTATTATTGCTTACTTAATAAAGCAATATTGTATGGACCCAGCATTCGCTCAACACGATACAATATTTTCAAATATGATTTACATGTATAGCTATAGCTTATATCTATTCTTTGATTTTGCTGGTTATAGCTCTTTTGTAATTGGTGTAAGTTATATGATGGGAATTAAAACGCCAGAAAACTTCAATAAGCCATTCCTTAGTCGTAATATTAAAGACTTCTGGAACCGCTGGCACATGAGTTTATCATTCTGGTTCCGTGATTTTATTTACATGCGTTTCGTCTTTTTTGCAACGAAGAAAAAGTTAATTAAGAACCGTTACACAATTTCGTATATCGGTGCATTTTTAAACTTCTTCATTATGGGAATTTGGCATATCCAAGGAAGCGCTGTTGCGCAGTATATTATTTATGGTCTATACCATGCCGCACTGTTTATTTTATTCGATATTTTCGAACGAAAAAACAAAAAGCATAAGTTTTGGCCAAACAATAAATTTACACGCATCCTTGCGATTGTAATTACGTTCCACGTTGTATGTTTCGGTTTCCTAATCTTCTCTGGACACCTTAACAGATACTTTTAA